The Schistocerca piceifrons isolate TAMUIC-IGC-003096 chromosome 5, iqSchPice1.1, whole genome shotgun sequence genome has a segment encoding these proteins:
- the LOC124799145 gene encoding uncharacterized protein LOC124799145 gives MVDRFTRWPEATPVADVTAETVATAFVDTWVARFGCPSHVTTDRGRQFDCALFTHVARLCGTRLHRTTSYHPASNGMVERFHRTLKAALTCHDTSWPEALPLVLLGLRVTPKEEIGASPADLVYGQSLTIPGDFVEDARLPRDAVAPTLAERLRSHMAGLRAHAPTRHGTGKIFVHADLQRCTHVMLRTDAVRPPLRPPYSGPHRVIARGDKTLVLECNGKPSTVSVDRVKPAYVLPAPSATHFFDPAEDLFTDDTPSASGQTENAPGAAGDTQLQPAVIAPPRAPPTTTPRQLVRPPGPRPPQAHRSPPPQPPADYVTRAGRRVRFKRPCCVASAPRHRNRQSRARAAERRQNSAPTSRRPL, from the coding sequence ATGGTGGACCGCTTCACTCGCTGGCCGGAAGCAACGCCCGTCGCGGACGTCACAGCCGAGACCGTCGCCACCGCATTCGTCGACACCTGGGTGGCACGCTTcggatgtcccagtcacgtgacaactgatcgcggccgccagtttgactgcgcgttgttcacgcacgtcgccagattgtgtggcacccggttacacaggacaaccagctaccatccggcgtcgaatggcatggtcgaacggttccacaggaccctcaaagccgctctaacctgccacgacacctcatggccagaggcgcttccactggtgctgctcggcctgcgagTCACGCCGAAGGAGGAGATCGGCGCGTCACCTGCCGACCTCGTTTACGGGCAATCCCTGACAATCCCGGGCGATTTTGTCGAAGATGCAAGACTCCCACGCGACGCCGTGGCACCCACTCTGGCGGAACGTCTGCGCAGTCACATGGCCGGCCTCCGAGCGCACGCACCGACGCGGCACGGCACCGGGAAGATATTCGTCCACGCCGACCTGCAGCGCTGCACGCACGTCATGTTGCGTACCGACGCAGTACGGCCACCTCTCCGACCGCCCTACAGTGGACCGCACCGCGTGATCGCCCGAGGAGACAAAACGCTGGTCCTCGAGTGCAACGGAAAGCCGTCGACAGTGTCAGTCGACCGCGTCAAACCAGCCTACGTCTTGCCCGCTCCATCAGCCACGCATTTCTTCGACCCGGCAGAAGATCTGTTCACGGACGACACGCCCTCTGCCAGCGGTCAGACGGAAAACGCACCCGGAGCCGCCGGTGACACACAGCTGCAGCCCGCTGTCATCGCGCCGCCACGTGCGCCTCCCACCACCACGCCCAGGCAGCTGGTACGGCCGCCCGGACCGCGCCCACCACAGGCGCACCGGTCGCCCCCACCACAGCCGCCAGCGGACTACGTCACGCGCGCCGGCCGCCGCGTCCGATTCAAACGGCCGTGCTGCGTCGCCAGCGCGCCACGACACCGAAACCGGCAGTCACGCGCCCGAGCCGCCGAACGCCGTCAGAATTCGGCGCCCACGAGCCGCCGTCCGCTGTAG